Proteins encoded in a region of the Sulfurovum xiamenensis genome:
- a CDS encoding response regulator translates to MKIIIVENELYLAQSIASKLNENGYVTEIFSSIKEAMNSQGDVYLLSTNLPGQNTSPLIKQFKDKIIILMVNYINNDTVGEPLKLGAKDYIVKPFMLEDLMRKIEHYKEYQSLKRQTSLYQEYMENLLQDIETSFDIEQITTPLVIETNYQRLVDKIVFEHARQTNTLLRFIPLSDKNWKEKIQSSSHSSLLYITEIHQLKKTDKEALLEMLKDYDFILCSTTELESDFETITLNTDSKLYDQNEILTIDDYVKFIVNSFQYKFPDTELSKKLGISRKSLWEKRKKYGLFKKK, encoded by the coding sequence ATGAAAATAATCATTGTAGAAAATGAACTCTATTTGGCACAAAGTATCGCCTCTAAACTAAATGAAAATGGCTATGTGACTGAGATATTTAGTTCCATTAAAGAGGCCATGAACAGTCAGGGTGATGTCTATCTGCTTTCGACAAATTTACCAGGACAGAACACTTCACCGCTTATCAAACAGTTTAAAGACAAGATTATCATTTTGATGGTGAACTATATCAATAATGATACGGTGGGAGAACCACTGAAACTGGGTGCAAAAGACTATATCGTTAAACCATTTATGTTAGAAGACCTCATGCGGAAGATAGAGCATTATAAAGAGTACCAGTCACTGAAACGACAAACCTCTTTATACCAAGAGTATATGGAAAATCTTCTTCAGGATATTGAGACAAGTTTTGATATAGAGCAGATCACTACACCGCTTGTCATAGAGACAAACTATCAAAGACTTGTAGATAAGATCGTGTTTGAACATGCAAGACAAACAAACACCCTGCTTAGATTTATCCCTTTAAGTGATAAGAACTGGAAGGAGAAGATACAAAGCAGCAGTCATTCTTCTCTCCTTTATATTACTGAGATCCATCAACTCAAGAAGACAGACAAAGAAGCGCTGCTGGAGATGTTGAAGGATTATGATTTCATTTTATGCAGTACCACAGAATTGGAGTCTGATTTCGAGACCATTACGCTTAACACAGACTCTAAACTCTATGACCAAAATGAGATCTTGACCATTGATGACTATGTCAAATTCATTGTAAACAGTTTTCAATACAAATTTCCGGATACAGAACTCTCTAAAAAATTGGGGATCTCAAGAAAAAGTTTATGGGAGAAAAGGAAGAAATATGGTCTATTCAAAAAGAAATAA
- a CDS encoding bifunctional 2-C-methyl-D-erythritol 4-phosphate cytidylyltransferase/2-C-methyl-D-erythritol 2,4-cyclodiphosphate synthase, protein MSNTTLILLGAGSSSRFKMKMKKQWLYTGEIPLWLHVAEHFEKNANFDQIIIVSTKDEIRLMKNFASYTYIEGGESRQASLTNALQKVTSEYVLVSDIARCCVPSDMIQRIMESKEKGACIVPVLPVTDTLYLDDRPIDRDKVKIIQTPQLSVTKMLKKALETETIFTDDSSAIASLGEKVHFVEGSVDAHKLTTIEDLKKLSCIQAPSTKTLTGFGIDIHPFENNKEMFLCGVKIDVDYGFKAHSDGDVAIHALIDALLGAAGMGDIGELYPDTDESYAGADSKVLLQDTVKKITSFGYTIGNVDLTIMAEAPKLLPYKEEMRTTLASILGIRKNFVNIKATTAEKLGFIGRKEGVTVHAVANLTYLNWKNI, encoded by the coding sequence TTGTCAAACACTACTTTGATACTTTTAGGAGCAGGAAGCTCCTCAAGATTTAAAATGAAGATGAAAAAACAGTGGCTCTATACTGGAGAGATCCCTTTATGGTTACACGTTGCTGAACACTTTGAAAAAAATGCCAATTTTGATCAGATCATCATCGTATCCACAAAAGACGAAATACGTCTGATGAAAAATTTTGCTTCCTATACCTATATTGAAGGGGGCGAAAGTAGACAAGCATCACTCACCAATGCGCTTCAGAAAGTAACTTCAGAGTATGTACTTGTCAGTGATATCGCTAGGTGCTGTGTCCCTTCAGATATGATACAACGTATCATGGAGTCTAAAGAAAAAGGGGCCTGCATCGTACCTGTACTCCCTGTCACAGATACGCTCTATCTTGATGACAGACCTATAGATAGAGACAAAGTAAAGATCATTCAAACCCCTCAACTCTCTGTTACTAAAATGCTCAAGAAAGCACTTGAAACTGAAACGATATTCACAGATGACAGTTCTGCGATCGCTTCTCTTGGGGAAAAGGTACATTTTGTGGAAGGCTCAGTGGATGCGCATAAACTCACCACCATTGAAGATCTGAAAAAACTCTCGTGCATTCAGGCACCTTCAACAAAAACACTCACGGGCTTTGGAATAGATATACATCCTTTTGAAAACAACAAAGAGATGTTCTTATGCGGTGTCAAGATAGATGTCGACTACGGCTTTAAAGCACACAGTGATGGGGATGTTGCCATCCATGCTCTGATAGATGCACTTTTAGGTGCTGCAGGCATGGGGGATATTGGTGAACTTTACCCAGATACGGATGAGTCCTATGCCGGAGCAGACTCTAAAGTATTACTTCAGGACACCGTAAAAAAGATAACCTCTTTTGGGTATACCATAGGCAATGTAGACCTTACTATCATGGCTGAGGCACCAAAACTACTACCTTATAAGGAAGAGATGAGAACCACACTTGCTTCCATACTCGGTATTAGGAAAAACTTTGTCAATATCAAAGCTACAACAGCTGAAAAACTTGGCTTTATAGGACGAAAAGAAGGTGTGACAGTACATGCCGTAGCAAACTTAACTTATTTGAATTGGAAAAACATATGA
- a CDS encoding Mrp/NBP35 family ATP-binding protein — translation MTQENVLEALKNVTYPGFTKDIVTFGFVKDIVINGDTIGLTIDITSSADEVKAQLRLEATNELNKLGFKDVNINITAPEAPKQMSNSVSGKNIAPHIKNFVMVSSGKGGVGKSTTSVNIAVAMAMQGKKVGLLDADIYGPNIPRMMGVEDQKPEIQGNKAVPLKAYGVEIMSMGSLMEPGTSLIWRGSMIMKAIEQFLRDILWSELDVLVIDMPPGTGDAQLSLAQAVPITAGITVTTPQEVSLDDSRRSLDMFQKLHIPTAGIIENMSGFICPSCDTESDIFGMGTTEPVAKEYDTNVIARIPIEPAIRVGGDTGMPVTYHKPDSETAKRYQEAASNLLAFIDKVNAEGGADNSAVQPTTPPGVSACSTGAGAASAPAKTEGESCGTGCGCH, via the coding sequence ATGACACAAGAAAATGTATTAGAAGCGTTGAAGAACGTTACATATCCGGGCTTTACGAAAGATATCGTCACATTCGGTTTTGTCAAAGATATAGTTATCAATGGTGATACTATAGGTTTGACAATAGATATTACTTCATCGGCTGATGAGGTAAAAGCACAACTTAGACTTGAAGCAACCAATGAACTCAATAAACTTGGGTTCAAAGACGTGAATATTAATATCACTGCGCCGGAAGCACCAAAACAAATGTCTAACTCAGTAAGCGGTAAGAATATCGCACCACATATTAAGAACTTTGTAATGGTAAGTTCAGGTAAAGGTGGTGTTGGTAAATCTACCACTTCTGTAAACATTGCAGTTGCTATGGCAATGCAAGGTAAAAAAGTAGGTCTTCTTGATGCAGATATTTATGGACCGAACATTCCTCGTATGATGGGTGTTGAAGATCAAAAACCAGAGATCCAAGGGAACAAAGCAGTACCATTAAAAGCCTATGGTGTTGAAATTATGTCTATGGGTTCATTAATGGAACCAGGAACGTCTCTTATCTGGAGAGGTTCTATGATCATGAAAGCGATCGAGCAATTCTTGAGAGATATTCTCTGGTCTGAACTGGATGTACTTGTGATCGATATGCCTCCAGGAACTGGTGATGCACAGCTTTCACTTGCACAAGCTGTACCTATCACTGCGGGTATCACAGTAACGACACCACAAGAGGTTTCTCTTGATGACAGTAGACGTTCATTAGACATGTTCCAAAAACTCCATATCCCAACTGCGGGTATCATTGAGAATATGAGTGGATTCATCTGTCCTTCATGTGATACTGAGTCTGATATCTTTGGTATGGGTACAACAGAACCGGTCGCTAAAGAGTACGATACAAATGTGATCGCTCGTATCCCAATAGAACCAGCGATCAGAGTCGGTGGAGATACTGGTATGCCGGTAACATACCATAAGCCAGATTCTGAAACGGCTAAGCGTTACCAGGAAGCTGCATCGAATCTTCTTGCATTTATCGATAAAGTAAATGCTGAGGGTGGAGCAGACAACTCAGCTGTACAACCAACGACACCTCCAGGTGTAAGTGCGTGTAGTACAGGTGCAGGAGCAGCTTCGGCACCTGCAAAAACTGAAGGTGAAAGTTGCGGAACAGGCTGCGGCTGCCACTAA
- a CDS encoding Fur family transcriptional regulator, whose translation MKIEELIKDKNIKLTTARVKLLEILKEADRPLCYEEIKNDISMDKATFYRNISKFEEEGILNAFESNDKKRYFEVRLNPHAHFVCVKCNSVECIKNIDITLPNYEINNVIINGTCPSCLASV comes from the coding sequence ATGAAAATAGAAGAACTGATCAAAGATAAAAATATCAAGCTTACCACTGCAAGAGTAAAACTTTTAGAGATATTAAAAGAAGCAGACAGGCCTCTATGTTATGAAGAGATCAAAAATGATATTTCTATGGATAAAGCGACTTTTTATAGAAATATTTCTAAATTTGAGGAAGAGGGTATCTTGAATGCCTTTGAATCCAATGATAAAAAAAGATATTTTGAGGTCCGACTAAATCCACATGCACATTTTGTTTGTGTAAAGTGCAATAGTGTAGAGTGTATTAAAAATATTGATATCACATTGCCAAATTATGAAATTAATAATGTGATTATCAATGGTACATGTCCATCATGTTTGGCGTCAGTGTAA